ACCGCCGAGCTCCGCCACCGCACCGTCGAGGCCCCGGCCGGGCGCCTGCACCTGGTCGAGCAGGGCACCGGCCCGCTGGTTTTGCTCGTCCACGGCTTCCCCGAGTCCTGGTACTCCTGGCGCCGCCAGCTCCCGGCCCTCGCTGCGGCCGACTACCGGGCGGTGGCGATCGACGTGCGCGGCTACGGCCGTTCCTCCAAGCCGGAGGCGACCGAGGCCTACCGGATGCTCGACCTGGTGGAGGACAACGTTGCCGTCGTGCGTGCCCTCGGAGAGGAGAGCGCGGTGGTGGTCGGCCATGACTGGGGCGCCAACATTGCCTCCGCCTCGGCCCTGCTCCGCCCCGAGGTCTTCCGTGCCGTCGGCCTGCTGAGCGTCCCCTACGCACCGCCCGGCGGCCCGCGCCCGACCGACATCTTCGGCCGGATCGGCGGCCCCGAGCAGGAGCTCTACGTCTCCTACTTCCAGAAGCCCGGCCGCGCCGAGGCGGAGATCGAGCCCGACGTCCGGGGCTGGCTCGCGGGCTTCTACGCGGCCCTGTCCGCCGACACCATGCCCGCCCAGGGCGAGCCAGACCCCCACTTCGTTGCCCGCGCCGGCGGCCGACTGCGCGACCGCTTCCCCACGGGGGTCCTCCCGGCCTGGCTGAGCAAGGACGACCTCGACGTCTACGCCGGGGAGTTCGAGCGCACCGGCCTGACCGGCGCTCTCAACCGCTACCGCAACATGGACCGCGACTGGGAAGAACTCGCCCCGCACCGCGGAGCCCCGATCAAGCAGCCGTCCCTGTTCATCGGCGGCGCCCTGGACGCCTCCACCACCTGGATGTCCGACGCCATCGACGCCTACCCCACCACCCTCCCCGGCCTGTCGGCCTCCCACCTCCTGGACGCCTGCGGCCACTGGATCCAGCAGGAGCGCCCCGACGAGGTCAACCGCCTGCTGACCGACTGGCTCGCCACCCTCCAGGGCTGAACCAGGCAGGCTACCTGGGCAGCTTGGCGGTTCGTTCGGGGTGGGCGGCGGTGACGTAGCGCATGGCGGCCTGCTCGGTGATGCCGAACAGCCGCATCAGCCTGAGCGGGTCGGCGCTGTCCGCTGCTTCGTTGAGGATGCCGTCCTGTCTCAGGCCGCTCAGTGTCAGCCCGCGGGGAAGGCCTCCGCTCAGGGTGCCGATGCTGACGGCCGGGTGGTCGGGGTCGACCGCGCTCTTCTGGCTGACCAGCAGGTGGGGGTGGCCGGGGTGGGCAGCAACTGGCTGCGGTCTCCCGGGTTCTGCCGTGGCAGGCCTGGCGGCTGGTCGGCCGGCTCACGACGAGGTCCCGCGCCGCCTGCGGCTCATGGCTGCCTTCCCGGCAGTCGTCAGCGGCAGGGTCCCGCCGGTTCGGCCTGCGGGGGGCGGCGGCGCGGGGCTCGCGGCCGGATGCTGTACCGGATCAGCGGATTTCGGTGACTCGGTGTTCCCTCAGGGCGGCGCAGTTGGAGTTCTCCACCGACACGTACACGTTGTCGATGTTGCCGCCCCAGCTCACGCAGTAGCCCCTGCCGTAGACGTAGGCCGGTCCTGCGTACGACGTGAAGTTCCCGTAGTCGCCGGCCCACTCGTCGGTGGCGGGGACGTAGATGTATGTGGACATGTTCTTGGCGGTGCCCGGGTTGTTGCGGATGGTCGCGACGCAGTTCTTGCCGTTTGTGGAGTTGTACGTCAGGTAGACGGTGCCCAGCGAGCCGACGGGCACCGAGTTGACGGTTTTGTAGGCGCTGCCGCAGACGGTGCGCGGTGTGACGTTGGGTGCGGCGGAGGCGGTCGTGCTGAGCGCGGTCGTGGCGCCCACTGCCAGTGCGGTCAACGCCCCGGCAGCTGCGATATTGCGCGTGATTCTCACATTTCCCCCTTGTGCCTCGGAGAGCGGTTTGCTCACACTTGATGTGACCCTCAAGCGGCACGGATGGTTGTGCCGTGTTCATGCCGAGGTGTTGCACGAGGCCGTCCGGGCGGACTGCTCCGGGATGGCAGTGACCCCCGGAGGGGTCCTTTGATCGTGCCGGTGGTTGAGACGGATGAGCAGGTGGGCGTATCCGTTGAGGAATGGACGAGTGTCCGTCTTCCGTCTAGTTGATATCGATCAAGCTCTGAGCTGCAGCGTTTGAAGTGCAGAGACAACACAAGATCGACATCTGGTATGGGTGTTGACCTGTAATGGTTCCTTCGGCAGACGTCTCGATCTCTAGTTGACTGGCTTGCTGGCCTGCGATGTTGGGATTAGGCGGAGAGTGTCGTGACTAAGAGGTCGCGCAGATAGGCGCGGTGGGGGACCCCGGCAACAGAACGGGCACAGGCCTTGGTGATCATGGAGTTGCGACGCTCTGTGATCACTGAGGAGGCCTGTGCCCGCGCTGCCATCATGGCTCACCGAACCGCTCTGGGACCAATTCGCGGCCCTGCTGCCCGAGCGGCCGGAGTACCACCCGGACCATCCGCTCGGCTGCCACCGCCAACGCATCAGCGACCGGATCATCTTCGACAAGATGCTGCAACTGCTGCGCTTCGGCTGTTCTTACGAGGCGATCGCCGACACAACGTGCTCGGCCACCACGATCCGCAACCGCCGTGACGAGTGGATACGGCAGGGCCTCTTCGTCCGGCTCAAGCAGATCGCGCTGGAGTCCTACGACCGGATCGTCGGCCTCGTCCTCGACCAGATCGCCGTGGACGGCTCCATCACCAAGGCTCCCGGAGGCGGCGAGGTCGCCGGGCGCTCACCGGTCGACCGTGGCAAACAGGGCCTGAAACGCTCAGGCATGACAGATGGATACGGCATTCCGCTGGGCCGTGTCCTGGCCGGCGCCAACCGCCACGACTCCCCCCTGCTCGCACCGACCCTGGACCACCTGGACGACCTGGGACCGTTACCCGACGGCATCACCGTGCACCTGGACGCCGGCTACGACTCGGACAAGACCCGCGCGCTGCTCAACGAACGCGGCCTCCACGGCCGCATCTCCCACAAAGGCGAGAAGGCGCCTATCCAGGCCAGCAGGCGTTGGCACGTCGAACGCACCCACGCCTGGCAGAACGCCTTCTCCCGGCTCGCCCGCTGCTACGAGCGGCGCGCCATTGTCATCGACGCCTTCTTCGACCTTGCCGACACGATCATCACCATACGCAGCCTGATCCGGCGGGCCTGGACAACTCACCGCTGGGACGAACGCCCGAACCGCCGATCATGACCGCACGCCTATCCGCGCGGCCTCTTAGCCGCGATCTCGGCGCGGACCGCGCGACGGGCAACCTCGCGCACCCCACCGCGTTCTGTCTTCGCATCTATGGCTGCCATCTCCGCATCATAACTGTCAGTGGATGTCATCTTCGTCAATCGATGGCATGACGCATGCCGCCTATGCCGCACGTGCCTCTCCCGGAGGATCTCCAAGCCGCCGGGGGCTCGGAGATCTGCGCCTCGACCGTCCAGAAAACGTCACTCAATGATGAACTTGTCATCGAGTGACATTCATGCTTACTGTTGACAGGCGGGGGCTGCCGAGAGGAGAGAACGATGGACGTCGACTTCCACCAGGTCGGCACAGTGGCGTGGGTCGAGCTGAACACGCCCGACATCGAAGCGAGTACTCGCTTCTACGGGAAGCTGTTCGGCTGGGCTTTCGCTGAAGGGTTTGGCGGGCAGCCGCAATCACGGATGGCACTGCTGGGCGGACGTCCTGCAGCGGCCGTGACCGCTGCGCCGGGTGCCGAGCGAGGTGGCTGGACCACGTTCGTCACCGTGGCCGACGCCAGAGAGAGCGTCGAAAGGGTTCTTGCCG
This sequence is a window from Streptomyces sp. NBC_01217. Protein-coding genes within it:
- a CDS encoding alpha/beta fold hydrolase, with the protein product MQPEPTAELRHRTVEAPAGRLHLVEQGTGPLVLLVHGFPESWYSWRRQLPALAAADYRAVAIDVRGYGRSSKPEATEAYRMLDLVEDNVAVVRALGEESAVVVGHDWGANIASASALLRPEVFRAVGLLSVPYAPPGGPRPTDIFGRIGGPEQELYVSYFQKPGRAEAEIEPDVRGWLAGFYAALSADTMPAQGEPDPHFVARAGGRLRDRFPTGVLPAWLSKDDLDVYAGEFERTGLTGALNRYRNMDRDWEELAPHRGAPIKQPSLFIGGALDASTTWMSDAIDAYPTTLPGLSASHLLDACGHWIQQERPDEVNRLLTDWLATLQG
- a CDS encoding spore-associated protein gives rise to the protein MRITRNIAAAGALTALAVGATTALSTTASAAPNVTPRTVCGSAYKTVNSVPVGSLGTVYLTYNSTNGKNCVATIRNNPGTAKNMSTYIYVPATDEWAGDYGNFTSYAGPAYVYGRGYCVSWGGNIDNVYVSVENSNCAALREHRVTEIR
- a CDS encoding IS5 family transposase; translation: MPALPSWLTEPLWDQFAALLPERPEYHPDHPLGCHRQRISDRIIFDKMLQLLRFGCSYEAIADTTCSATTIRNRRDEWIRQGLFVRLKQIALESYDRIVGLVLDQIAVDGSITKAPGGGEVAGRSPVDRGKQGLKRSGMTDGYGIPLGRVLAGANRHDSPLLAPTLDHLDDLGPLPDGITVHLDAGYDSDKTRALLNERGLHGRISHKGEKAPIQASRRWHVERTHAWQNAFSRLARCYERRAIVIDAFFDLADTIITIRSLIRRAWTTHRWDERPNRRS